One Hyphomicrobium sp. CS1GBMeth3 DNA window includes the following coding sequences:
- a CDS encoding tetratricopeptide repeat protein, with protein sequence MVDKNDALFREVNEELRREQFAKLWERYGTYIILAAVAVIAAVVGSQLWDAHRAANANAAGAEFEAANALLDSGKTEDAAKAFGELVQSGPQGYASLAALSQAGAYLKLDKRTEALAVFDKLAEDASADRLLANFARLQAASLRLGEADFTEMQNRLTPLISDDSPWRFTARELLGTAALKAGNIDEARKTLAPLLADSGLGQAASERVHRLMAKIATAELGASDKAPAAEPAPAAPEAGAKPDAEKPASAP encoded by the coding sequence ATGGTCGACAAGAACGATGCGCTGTTCCGCGAAGTGAACGAGGAACTGCGCCGCGAGCAGTTTGCAAAGCTCTGGGAACGTTACGGAACCTACATCATCCTGGCTGCCGTTGCGGTGATCGCCGCGGTGGTGGGCTCTCAGCTTTGGGATGCGCACCGCGCCGCCAACGCCAACGCGGCAGGGGCTGAATTCGAAGCAGCCAATGCGCTGCTCGACTCCGGGAAAACCGAGGACGCGGCCAAGGCTTTCGGCGAACTGGTACAGAGCGGCCCCCAGGGCTACGCGTCTTTGGCCGCCTTATCGCAGGCGGGAGCCTATCTCAAGCTCGATAAGCGCACGGAAGCGCTCGCGGTTTTCGACAAGCTCGCCGAGGATGCGTCGGCCGACAGGCTGCTCGCCAACTTCGCGCGGCTGCAGGCGGCGTCGTTGAGGCTTGGGGAAGCCGACTTTACCGAGATGCAGAATCGGCTCACCCCTTTGATCAGTGACGACAGCCCGTGGCGCTTTACGGCGCGTGAGCTGCTCGGCACGGCCGCGTTGAAGGCGGGGAACATCGACGAGGCGCGCAAGACACTCGCGCCGCTGCTCGCTGATAGTGGATTGGGGCAGGCTGCAAGCGAGCGCGTCCATCGCCTGATGGCTAAGATCGCCACAGCGGAGCTGGGAGCGTCCGATAAGGCGCCCGCGGCCGAGCCGGCACCGGCGGCGCCCGAGGCGGGCGCCAAACCAGACGCAGAGAAACCCGCGTCGGCTCCCTGA
- the panB gene encoding 3-methyl-2-oxobutanoate hydroxymethyltransferase, translating into MSLHPLTRRLMAPDITAMKRVKPIIALTSYHAHTAAIADKYCDFLLVGDSLGMVMHGFETTVPVTLDMMIVHGRAVVRGAKRALVAIDMPFGSYEESPSVAFRNASRVMKETDCGAVKLEGGRRMAETTRYLVERGIPVMGHIGLTPQSINVIGGFKSQGRTRDEWAAIEDDALALADAGAFAVVLEAMSAPLASRITDAIPIPTIGIGASSNCDGQILVMEDMLGLSPRVPKFVKKFGAVATAIEDAIRSYAEEVGERRFPAAEHTYAMKEEAKRTPPGFPQGLAPVTKKPKKLST; encoded by the coding sequence ATGTCGCTCCACCCGCTCACGCGCCGCCTGATGGCGCCCGACATCACCGCCATGAAACGCGTGAAGCCGATCATCGCGCTCACGTCGTATCACGCGCATACCGCCGCGATCGCCGATAAGTATTGTGATTTCCTGCTGGTCGGCGACAGCCTCGGCATGGTCATGCACGGCTTCGAGACGACAGTGCCGGTAACGCTCGACATGATGATCGTGCACGGTCGGGCCGTCGTGCGCGGCGCAAAGCGGGCGCTGGTGGCGATCGACATGCCGTTCGGCTCCTACGAGGAGAGCCCGTCGGTAGCGTTCCGGAATGCCTCGCGGGTCATGAAGGAGACGGATTGCGGGGCGGTGAAGCTCGAAGGTGGGCGGCGCATGGCGGAAACGACGCGCTACCTCGTGGAGCGCGGTATTCCGGTGATGGGCCACATCGGGCTCACGCCGCAGTCCATCAACGTGATCGGTGGCTTCAAGAGCCAGGGGCGCACCCGCGATGAGTGGGCGGCCATCGAGGACGATGCGCTTGCTCTGGCGGATGCCGGGGCCTTTGCCGTCGTGCTCGAGGCGATGTCGGCGCCGCTCGCGTCCCGCATCACGGATGCCATTCCCATCCCCACCATCGGTATCGGGGCCTCGTCCAACTGCGATGGGCAGATCCTGGTCATGGAGGACATGCTCGGGCTGTCGCCGAGGGTGCCGAAATTCGTCAAGAAGTTCGGGGCCGTGGCCACCGCCATCGAGGATGCGATCCGGTCCTATGCCGAGGAGGTGGGTGAGCGCCGGTTCCCGGCTGCCGAGCACACCTATGCCATGAAGGAGGAGGCAAAGCGCACGCCTCCGGGCTTCCCTCAGGGCCTGGCGCCAGTCACGAAAAAGCCGAAAAAGCTCAGCACTTAA
- a CDS encoding L,D-transpeptidase produces the protein MPHCWGNSHPSSTLRKAVSAGSIWAIGLGVLTGASLAAPRAEAQGLFGSWNEPSYTYKPRQKARRLPSAVTAREAKKSSKFKEAETVARPAEGPLVVTISLARQRLTAYDANGSIASSPISSGRVGYATPTGVFTVVQKRRMHFSNLYDSAPMPNMQRLTWSGVAMHAGALPGYPASHGCIRLPHGFSKKLFGMTKMGTRVIVTRDPVSPKPIAHAKLFTAFPPEEETAAAVEETQVADASGVLGVTPAAAEEHDPASLRPHLTYRERRRLETEKLNAEIRTAGYAKAGKQALLEQAHKAAMTTREPLIAARADAERLEEELRKLETELARAERELADLKAPPEETAKSKGKTRRKTKRMNESKRVARMLTLEERIARLPGEIEAVRASYGHATEALRGVESVAKEAEDKRRAALKAYTEANAALQRALAKEEAAKKLEAMRDRPVSIFISRAKQRLYIRQGYDDVLNVAVTFDRPEEPVGTHVFTALDVAESKTDMTWSVVSVPHDPTRSARRTKGTQAKEAPPPPVDLAAQTAAAALDRITVPEDVREQIADVMKPGSSIVISDLGIGNETGAYTDFIVPIR, from the coding sequence GTGCCACATTGTTGGGGGAATTCGCATCCATCGTCCACGCTCCGCAAGGCGGTCAGCGCAGGAAGCATTTGGGCGATCGGCCTCGGAGTTCTGACCGGCGCCAGCCTCGCCGCGCCGCGCGCCGAAGCACAGGGTCTTTTCGGTAGCTGGAACGAGCCCTCCTACACTTACAAGCCGCGCCAGAAGGCGAGGCGGCTGCCTTCTGCGGTCACGGCGCGCGAAGCCAAAAAATCATCGAAATTCAAAGAGGCTGAGACGGTCGCGCGCCCCGCCGAGGGCCCGCTCGTCGTCACGATCTCGCTCGCCCGCCAGCGCCTCACGGCCTATGACGCGAACGGCTCCATCGCCTCCTCGCCGATCTCGTCCGGGCGCGTCGGCTATGCGACCCCGACCGGCGTCTTCACCGTCGTGCAGAAGCGGCGGATGCATTTTTCAAATCTCTACGATAGCGCTCCGATGCCCAACATGCAGCGCCTGACGTGGTCCGGCGTCGCCATGCACGCAGGCGCACTGCCGGGCTACCCCGCCTCGCACGGCTGCATCCGCCTGCCGCACGGCTTCTCCAAAAAGCTGTTCGGCATGACCAAGATGGGCACCCGTGTCATCGTCACGCGCGATCCCGTCTCGCCCAAACCCATTGCGCACGCAAAACTCTTCACGGCCTTCCCGCCGGAAGAGGAAACGGCGGCCGCCGTCGAGGAAACGCAGGTCGCCGACGCCTCGGGCGTGCTCGGCGTGACGCCTGCCGCCGCGGAAGAGCACGACCCTGCTTCTCTTCGCCCGCACCTCACGTACCGCGAACGTCGCCGCCTCGAAACCGAAAAGCTCAACGCCGAGATCCGCACTGCTGGCTACGCAAAGGCCGGAAAGCAGGCTCTCCTCGAGCAAGCCCACAAGGCAGCCATGACGACGCGCGAGCCTCTGATCGCCGCCCGCGCCGACGCCGAGCGCCTTGAGGAGGAGCTGCGCAAGCTCGAGACCGAGCTGGCTCGCGCCGAGCGCGAGCTCGCTGACCTCAAAGCGCCGCCGGAGGAAACCGCCAAGTCGAAGGGCAAGACCAGGCGCAAGACAAAGCGCATGAATGAATCCAAACGCGTCGCGCGCATGCTGACGCTCGAAGAGCGCATCGCCCGCCTGCCCGGAGAAATCGAGGCCGTGCGCGCATCCTACGGCCACGCCACCGAGGCTTTGCGCGGCGTCGAAAGCGTCGCCAAGGAAGCCGAGGACAAGCGCCGCGCCGCCCTCAAGGCCTATACCGAAGCCAACGCCGCCTTGCAGCGCGCGCTTGCCAAGGAAGAAGCAGCCAAGAAACTCGAGGCCATGCGCGACCGTCCGGTCTCGATCTTCATCAGCCGCGCCAAGCAGCGCCTCTACATCCGCCAGGGCTATGACGACGTGCTCAACGTCGCCGTGACCTTCGACCGGCCGGAGGAGCCCGTCGGCACGCACGTTTTCACCGCCCTCGACGTCGCCGAGAGCAAGACGGACATGACGTGGAGCGTCGTCTCGGTCCCGCACGACCCGACGCGTAGCGCGCGCCGCACGAAGGGCACGCAGGCGAAGGAGGCCCCCCCGCCGCCGGTGGACCTCGCGGCGCAAACCGCCGCTGCCGCGCTCGACCGCATCACCGTCCCGGAGGACGTACGCGAGCAGATCGCGGACGTGATGAAGCCGGGCTCTTCGATCGTGATCTCGGATCTCGGCATCGGCAACGAGACGGGCGCCTACACCGACTTCATCGTCCCAATCCGCTGA
- a CDS encoding NnrU family protein, translating to MLPLILGLLLFFAVHLVPTSPSLRAGLVERFGEGAYKVGFAVLSLVGFVLIVYGYHKLQVMPGKNPILWDPPTWTRHIAYLLMVPALIFLVAAFVPSRIRSALKHPMLAAIKTWALAHLLVNGDLGSLVLFGSFLAFAVYDRISVKHRPDKLQPNPPQGALNDVIVVVGGLALFALMLLWGHGALIGVPLVSFAP from the coding sequence ATGCTTCCCTTAATTCTGGGCTTACTTCTGTTTTTCGCGGTGCATCTCGTGCCGACGTCGCCGAGCCTGCGCGCGGGTCTCGTCGAGCGGTTTGGCGAGGGTGCCTACAAGGTCGGGTTTGCGGTGCTGTCGCTGGTCGGCTTCGTGCTGATCGTCTACGGCTATCACAAGCTGCAGGTCATGCCGGGCAAGAACCCCATTCTGTGGGACCCGCCGACGTGGACGCGCCACATCGCGTATCTGCTGATGGTGCCGGCGCTGATCTTTCTCGTGGCGGCGTTCGTTCCCTCGCGCATTCGCTCGGCGCTGAAGCACCCGATGCTGGCGGCCATCAAGACCTGGGCGCTGGCTCACTTGCTCGTCAACGGGGATCTCGGTTCGCTGGTGTTGTTCGGCAGCTTCCTGGCGTTCGCCGTCTACGACCGCATCTCGGTCAAGCATAGGCCGGACAAGCTTCAGCCGAACCCGCCGCAAGGGGCTCTGAACGACGTGATCGTCGTGGTCGGCGGCTTGGCACTCTTCGCGCTCATGCTGTTGTGGGGCCACGGTGCATTGATCGGCGTGCCGCTGGTCAGCTTCGCACCCTGA
- a CDS encoding SLATT domain-containing protein — MMPASERARPERGGLANAHPLREVLPAERLRLAVAPPDTRAADQLAHTMRLVKAARFNAATRLEQKQTVSLFTQSMVALYFFGLAVWQAIYFGQIDEPTNRLITFIQLVSSVFTLILGLLESMNDYKMKAHHLHNCALAVSELAQELRIARPSDPTEVQEFRRRYNEALRMCPANHARLDFLFAKLGTKAGNRPQRIALKLRYILDVYGLYALFLTVPPLIWWVHQ; from the coding sequence ATGATGCCGGCGAGCGAACGAGCAAGACCTGAGCGCGGCGGACTGGCAAACGCGCACCCGCTGCGCGAGGTATTGCCTGCCGAACGGCTGCGCCTCGCCGTCGCGCCCCCGGACACGCGCGCGGCGGACCAGCTCGCCCACACCATGCGCCTCGTAAAGGCCGCGCGCTTCAACGCCGCGACGCGCCTCGAGCAGAAGCAGACGGTGTCGCTGTTCACGCAATCGATGGTGGCGCTGTATTTCTTCGGCCTCGCCGTTTGGCAGGCGATCTATTTCGGACAGATCGACGAGCCGACGAACCGGCTGATCACATTCATCCAGCTCGTGTCATCGGTGTTTACGCTGATCCTCGGGCTGCTCGAGTCGATGAACGACTACAAGATGAAGGCGCATCACCTGCACAACTGTGCCCTCGCCGTGTCCGAGCTCGCCCAGGAGCTGCGCATTGCCCGCCCTTCCGATCCCACCGAGGTGCAGGAGTTCCGGCGCCGCTATAACGAAGCGCTTCGCATGTGCCCGGCCAACCACGCGCGCCTCGACTTTCTGTTCGCCAAGCTTGGGACCAAAGCTGGCAACAGGCCCCAGCGGATCGCGCTGAAACTGCGCTACATTCTGGATGTCTATGGGCTGTACGCGCTGTTCCTGACCGTGCCGCCGCTGATCTGGTGGGTGCACCAGTAG
- the moaA gene encoding GTP 3',8-cyclase MoaA: MTPKSFGEGHEGSAPGLVDPFGRHVTYLRVSVTDRCDFRCVYCMSEHMSFLPKKDLLTLEELDRLCSAFVAKGVRKLRITGGEPLVRKNILSLFRALSRHLETGHLEELTLTTNGSQLEKYAGELKAAGVRRINVSIDTLDAQKFKTITRWGDLAVVLKGVEAAKRAGIGIKINAVALKGVNEEEIDDLIRYAHGEGHDLTLIETMPLGDIEGDRTDQYLPLSIVRARLLDRWTLEDIPFRTGGPARYVRVKETGGKLGFITPMTHNFCESCNRVRVTCTGTLYMCLGQEDAADLRAPLRASADNGHLFEAIDAAIARKPKGHDFVIDRRRKKPAVARHMSVTGG; the protein is encoded by the coding sequence ATGACACCTAAATCATTTGGCGAGGGCCACGAAGGCTCCGCTCCCGGTCTTGTCGATCCGTTCGGACGGCACGTGACCTACCTGCGCGTTTCGGTGACCGATCGGTGCGACTTCCGCTGCGTCTACTGCATGAGCGAGCACATGTCCTTCCTACCCAAGAAGGACCTGCTGACGCTCGAGGAGCTGGACCGGCTTTGCTCCGCGTTCGTGGCCAAGGGTGTCAGGAAACTGCGCATCACGGGCGGCGAGCCGCTGGTGCGGAAGAATATCCTGTCTCTGTTTCGTGCCCTCTCGCGCCATCTCGAAACTGGCCACCTCGAGGAACTGACGCTGACCACCAATGGCAGCCAGCTCGAAAAGTATGCCGGCGAGCTCAAGGCGGCGGGCGTGCGGCGTATCAACGTGTCGATCGACACGCTCGATGCGCAGAAGTTCAAGACGATCACGCGCTGGGGCGATCTCGCGGTCGTGCTCAAGGGTGTCGAGGCTGCGAAGCGCGCCGGCATCGGTATCAAGATCAACGCCGTGGCGCTCAAGGGCGTCAACGAGGAGGAGATCGACGACCTCATCCGCTATGCTCACGGCGAAGGCCACGATCTGACACTGATCGAGACCATGCCGCTTGGTGACATCGAGGGCGATCGGACGGATCAGTATCTGCCGCTCTCCATCGTGCGAGCGCGGCTACTGGATCGCTGGACGCTCGAGGATATTCCGTTCCGCACCGGCGGCCCGGCGCGCTACGTGCGCGTCAAGGAGACCGGCGGCAAGCTCGGCTTCATCACGCCGATGACGCACAACTTCTGCGAAAGCTGCAACCGCGTGCGCGTCACCTGCACGGGCACGCTCTACATGTGTCTTGGGCAGGAGGATGCGGCGGATCTCAGGGCTCCGCTGCGCGCGAGCGCCGACAATGGCCACCTGTTCGAGGCCATCGATGCTGCCATTGCCCGCAAGCCCAAAGGGCACGACTTCGTCATCGACCGGCGCCGGAAGAAGCCGGCGGTAGCGCGCCATATGAGCGTGACCGGCGGTTAG
- a CDS encoding OFA family MFS transporter: MASTNARSGELSAPRWLDREAIVAKPGFNRWMVPPAALCIHLCIGMAYGFSVFWKPLQSVLLGADGNPIPECSAGAVTFGEKAAGTLRALFATDCNWSQFDLGWMYTFFFVLLGVSAAIWGGWLERAGPRKAGLVATVCWCGGLLISAFGVYSHQLWLMWLGSGIIGGIGLGLGYISPVSTLIKWFPDRRGMATGMAIMGFGGGAMIGSPLATFLMDNIFKTATDPGVWQTFVALAAIYAVFMLIGSFRYRLPPPGWKPEGWTPPASNGKAMITNNHVHLDDAHKTSAFWLLWLVLCMNVSAGIGIIGAASPMLQETFGGALAGAPEIGYAELKQNAALAASAAAVGAGFVGIISLFNIFGRFAWATSSDYLGRKTTYFIFFVLGAGLYLLAASSADWKLLGLFVACFCIIASMYGGGFATIPAYLADIFGTQFVGAIHGRLLTAWSTAGILGPVIVNYLHDTRAAEGIPPDQLYGQIFYILAGLLVIGFIANLLVRPVDPKWHMKEAEIAAEQAKLKSAAGPDVSGSYGIGKGGLDTPAILFWSLVGVPLAWGVWQTLEKALVFFQ; this comes from the coding sequence ATGGCCAGCACGAATGCACGAAGCGGGGAGCTGTCTGCGCCCCGCTGGCTAGATCGCGAAGCGATCGTAGCAAAACCTGGATTTAACCGCTGGATGGTGCCGCCGGCGGCTCTTTGCATACATCTTTGCATTGGCATGGCCTACGGCTTCTCGGTGTTCTGGAAGCCGCTGCAGAGCGTGCTGCTCGGCGCCGACGGTAACCCCATCCCAGAGTGCTCGGCCGGCGCCGTGACTTTCGGCGAGAAAGCCGCCGGAACGCTGCGGGCGCTGTTCGCTACGGACTGCAACTGGAGCCAGTTCGACCTCGGCTGGATGTACACGTTCTTCTTCGTGCTGCTCGGCGTGTCCGCCGCCATCTGGGGCGGATGGCTCGAGCGCGCGGGCCCGCGCAAGGCCGGCCTCGTCGCCACGGTATGCTGGTGCGGCGGCCTTTTGATCTCCGCGTTCGGCGTTTACTCTCACCAGCTTTGGTTGATGTGGCTCGGCTCCGGCATCATCGGTGGCATCGGGCTCGGCCTCGGCTACATCTCGCCCGTGTCGACACTGATCAAGTGGTTCCCCGACCGGCGCGGCATGGCGACCGGCATGGCCATCATGGGCTTCGGCGGCGGCGCCATGATCGGCTCGCCGCTAGCGACGTTCCTGATGGACAACATCTTCAAGACGGCAACCGACCCGGGTGTCTGGCAGACCTTCGTCGCCCTGGCCGCGATCTACGCCGTGTTCATGCTGATCGGCTCCTTCCGCTATCGCCTGCCGCCGCCCGGATGGAAGCCCGAAGGCTGGACGCCGCCGGCCAGCAACGGCAAGGCCATGATCACCAATAACCACGTGCACCTCGATGACGCGCACAAGACATCCGCGTTCTGGCTGCTGTGGCTCGTGCTGTGCATGAACGTTTCCGCCGGCATCGGCATCATCGGCGCGGCCTCGCCCATGCTGCAGGAGACATTCGGCGGCGCGCTCGCCGGTGCGCCGGAAATCGGATACGCGGAGCTAAAACAAAACGCTGCGCTCGCTGCATCGGCAGCAGCGGTGGGTGCCGGCTTCGTCGGCATCATCTCGCTGTTCAACATCTTCGGCCGCTTCGCCTGGGCGACATCGTCCGACTACCTTGGACGCAAGACGACCTATTTCATCTTCTTCGTGCTCGGCGCGGGTCTCTACCTGCTCGCCGCCTCGTCCGCCGATTGGAAGCTCTTGGGATTGTTCGTCGCCTGCTTCTGCATCATCGCCTCCATGTACGGAGGCGGCTTCGCGACCATCCCGGCTTATCTCGCCGACATCTTCGGCACGCAGTTCGTCGGCGCCATTCACGGCCGCCTCCTCACCGCGTGGTCGACGGCCGGCATCCTGGGGCCGGTCATCGTCAATTACCTGCACGACACGCGCGCCGCAGAGGGCATCCCGCCCGATCAGCTCTATGGCCAGATCTTCTACATCTTGGCCGGTTTGCTGGTGATCGGTTTCATTGCGAACCTTCTTGTCCGCCCGGTCGACCCGAAATGGCACATGAAGGAGGCCGAGATCGCCGCCGAGCAGGCCAAATTGAAATCGGCGGCCGGCCCGGACGTCAGCGGATCCTATGGAATCGGCAAAGGCGGCCTGGATACGCCGGCAATCCTGTTCTGGTCCCTGGTTGGCGTGCCCCTTGCTTGGGGTGTCTGGCAGACACTCGAGAAGGCGTTGGTGTTCTTCCAATAG
- the mobA gene encoding molybdenum cofactor guanylyltransferase MobA: MSHGIAGVLLAGGLGRRLGGDKALVALAGRPLVWHTARRLKPQVEMLILNANGDPDRFAWLGLPVVADESGDFAGPLAGVLAGLNWFKRERPDVRAMVSVSADAPFIPHDLVDRLDAALAAHPDARVAVAQSRSRRHHVIGLWRPDAAGDIAFQLARGERKAETMVDRLGAVSVPFEDFDLGGEAGDPFFNVNTPEDLAFAESAVARAKPRVVGVAGWKNSGKTTLVVKLVGELVRRGYRVSTVKHSHHEIASETEGTDSARHREAGAQQVALVTPSRWALVSGADRIVWRDEREAPLEDVVAALAPADVVIVEGMKSAQIPKIEVRRLGQGDGGPLAERDPEVFAVASDQDLRGARVPVFSIDDVGGLTDSLLAKVGLPLRKEAS, encoded by the coding sequence ATGAGCCATGGCATTGCGGGTGTTCTGCTTGCCGGAGGGCTCGGGCGGCGCCTGGGTGGCGACAAGGCGCTGGTCGCGCTCGCAGGGCGGCCGTTGGTCTGGCATACCGCGCGCCGGCTAAAGCCTCAGGTCGAGATGTTGATCCTGAATGCGAACGGCGATCCGGACCGGTTCGCTTGGCTTGGGCTGCCGGTGGTGGCCGACGAGAGCGGCGACTTTGCCGGGCCGCTTGCCGGTGTGCTCGCCGGGCTCAACTGGTTCAAGCGTGAACGGCCGGATGTGCGTGCGATGGTCAGCGTGTCGGCCGATGCGCCGTTCATCCCTCATGATCTCGTGGATCGGCTCGACGCGGCCCTCGCTGCTCATCCCGATGCGCGTGTGGCTGTCGCACAATCGCGTAGCAGGCGGCATCACGTGATCGGCCTGTGGCGTCCGGATGCTGCGGGCGATATCGCGTTTCAGCTCGCGCGCGGCGAGCGCAAGGCAGAGACCATGGTGGATCGCTTGGGCGCGGTGTCCGTGCCGTTCGAAGATTTCGATCTCGGCGGCGAGGCGGGGGATCCGTTTTTCAACGTCAACACGCCGGAGGACCTTGCGTTTGCAGAGAGCGCTGTCGCACGGGCCAAGCCGCGTGTTGTCGGGGTCGCGGGTTGGAAAAACTCGGGCAAGACGACGCTGGTCGTAAAACTCGTCGGAGAGCTCGTGCGGCGCGGCTATCGCGTGTCGACCGTCAAGCACAGCCATCACGAGATTGCGTCCGAGACAGAGGGCACCGACAGCGCGCGGCATCGGGAGGCCGGGGCGCAGCAGGTCGCGCTTGTGACGCCGTCGCGCTGGGCGCTGGTGAGCGGGGCAGATCGCATCGTCTGGCGTGACGAGCGAGAGGCGCCGCTGGAGGATGTCGTTGCGGCACTCGCGCCCGCCGACGTGGTTATCGTCGAGGGCATGAAGAGCGCTCAAATTCCCAAGATCGAAGTGCGTCGGCTCGGGCAGGGCGACGGCGGCCCGCTCGCGGAGCGCGATCCCGAAGTGTTCGCGGTCGCCTCGGATCAGGATCTTCGCGGTGCGCGCGTGCCGGTGTTCTCGATCGACGACGTCGGTGGGCTCACAGATTCTTTGCTAGCAAAAGTCGGATTGCCGTTGCGCAAGGAGGCGTCATGA